The Apibacter raozihei genome contains a region encoding:
- a CDS encoding NADH-quinone oxidoreductase subunit N has protein sequence MSIIIIIFVTAILSLYSGVFGSGKYSQPIAVIGLLVAFAATFYGEVPFFLKYSSMFVFDGTSKIFTQIVIIATLLIFLLGRYAFRLIDHHQSEVYSLMLFSLSGGIVLFCYQNLVTLFLGIEILSIPLYVLAGSNKSDLRSNEASMKYFLLGAFATGFLLFGIALIYGTSGSFDIAAIRHYSLETKNVPTIYITGIILMLVGLLFKISIVPFHFWAPDVYEGTPSLITAFMASVVKISGFVALYKLVETVFVGQLNEWQYVIFYTAILTLLVANIIGILQKNAKRMLAYSSISHAGYLLLIYFNTDSNSVYILAFYLLAYSLATVGAFASLIYVERVSHGSSTFEVFNGLAKKQPLLAFTTSISLLSMAGIPLTSGFIAKLSLFTQTMGTQPVLVIIAVIGSAISIAYYLKLIIAMYFKPGYQELQNAQKAPIIYNLVALIVVVLIIALGVYPAPIFNCLSISW, from the coding sequence ATGAGTATTATTATCATTATTTTTGTTACGGCTATCCTTAGTCTTTACTCTGGAGTTTTTGGTTCCGGTAAATATTCGCAACCTATTGCTGTTATCGGATTATTAGTTGCCTTTGCAGCTACTTTTTACGGAGAAGTTCCTTTCTTCTTAAAATATTCCTCCATGTTTGTATTTGACGGAACATCCAAAATTTTTACTCAAATAGTAATTATTGCGACATTATTAATTTTCTTATTGGGACGCTATGCATTCCGGTTAATTGATCATCATCAATCTGAAGTTTATTCTTTAATGTTATTTTCTTTAAGCGGTGGAATAGTACTTTTTTGCTATCAAAATCTTGTAACACTGTTTCTGGGTATAGAAATATTATCTATTCCCCTTTATGTACTGGCAGGGAGTAACAAAAGCGATTTAAGATCGAATGAGGCTTCAATGAAATATTTTCTCTTAGGGGCTTTTGCTACCGGTTTCTTATTATTTGGTATAGCTTTAATCTACGGCACATCAGGTTCATTTGATATTGCTGCTATAAGACACTACAGCCTTGAAACAAAAAATGTTCCTACTATTTATATTACTGGGATAATTTTAATGTTAGTAGGACTATTATTTAAAATTTCCATAGTTCCATTTCATTTCTGGGCACCGGATGTATACGAAGGAACTCCTTCTTTGATCACAGCATTTATGGCTTCTGTCGTAAAAATTAGTGGATTTGTTGCTTTGTATAAATTAGTTGAAACTGTATTTGTAGGTCAGCTAAACGAATGGCAATATGTAATTTTTTATACAGCTATCCTAACTTTACTGGTTGCAAATATTATTGGAATTTTACAAAAAAATGCAAAAAGAATGCTGGCATATTCTAGTATATCCCATGCAGGTTATCTTTTATTAATTTATTTTAATACTGATTCAAATTCTGTTTATATATTAGCATTTTACCTGTTAGCTTATTCTTTAGCTACGGTAGGAGCTTTCGCCAGTCTTATTTATGTTGAGAGAGTATCACATGGTTCTTCTACTTTTGAAGTCTTTAATGGTTTAGCAAAAAAACAACCGCTTCTGGCTTTCACAACCTCTATCTCGTTGCTTTCAATGGCCGGAATTCCTTTAACCTCAGGGTTTATTGCCAAATTATCATTATTTACACAAACTATGGGTACACAACCTGTGTTGGTAATTATTGCTGTCATAGGATCTGCTATCAGCATAGCTTATTATCTTAAACTTATTATAGCTATGTATTTTAAACCGGGTTATCAGGAACTTCAGAATGCTCAAAAAGCTCCGATTATATATAACTTGGTTGCTTTAATCGTAGTAGTCTTGATTATTGCTTTAGGAGTTTATCCTGCACCTATTTTCAATTGTTTATCAATAAGCTGGTAA
- a CDS encoding acyl-CoA dehydrogenase, protein MDFQLTEEQEMIKQAARDFAQSELLPGVIERDELQKFPTDQIKKMGGLGFLGMMVDPNYGGSGMDTVSYVLAMEEISKIDASSAVIMSVNNSLVCWGIEEYGTEEQKQKYLPRLSKGEILGAFALSEPEAGSDATRQHTTAVDMGDFYLLNGTKNWITNGNSASVYLVVAQTHQDKGHKGINVFIVDRDMQGFEIGPKENKLGIRGSDTHSLMFTDVKVPKENRIGEDGFGFKFAMKTLAGGRIGIASQAFGIASGAYELALNYSQERKTFGKEIFNHQAIAFKLADMATQIQAARFLCLKAAWDKDTRKNYDQSGAMAKLYASRIAMETTIEAVQIFGGYGYVKEYHVERLMRDAKITQIYEGTSEIQKIVISRGLQQQN, encoded by the coding sequence ATAGATTTTCAATTAACTGAAGAGCAGGAAATGATAAAACAAGCTGCGAGAGATTTTGCTCAAAGTGAATTATTACCTGGAGTTATAGAAAGAGATGAATTACAAAAATTCCCTACTGATCAGATAAAAAAAATGGGAGGACTGGGTTTTTTAGGAATGATGGTTGATCCAAATTACGGTGGGAGTGGAATGGACACAGTTTCCTATGTGCTTGCTATGGAAGAAATTTCAAAAATAGATGCTTCCTCAGCTGTGATTATGTCTGTAAATAATTCATTGGTTTGTTGGGGAATAGAAGAATATGGAACCGAAGAACAGAAACAAAAATATTTACCCCGATTATCGAAGGGTGAAATTTTAGGAGCATTTGCTTTATCAGAACCAGAGGCAGGTTCAGATGCGACCCGTCAGCATACAACAGCAGTAGATATGGGAGATTTTTATCTGTTAAATGGAACAAAAAACTGGATAACTAACGGAAATTCAGCTTCGGTTTATCTGGTAGTTGCTCAGACACATCAGGATAAAGGACATAAAGGAATAAACGTTTTCATTGTTGATAGAGATATGCAGGGTTTTGAAATAGGGCCTAAAGAGAATAAATTAGGAATCAGGGGGTCTGATACTCATTCACTAATGTTCACTGATGTTAAAGTTCCCAAAGAAAATAGGATAGGAGAGGACGGATTCGGATTTAAATTTGCAATGAAAACGTTGGCAGGGGGAAGAATAGGTATTGCTTCACAAGCATTTGGAATAGCCTCCGGAGCTTACGAATTGGCTTTAAATTATTCTCAGGAAAGAAAAACTTTTGGTAAAGAAATTTTTAATCATCAGGCGATAGCATTTAAACTTGCAGATATGGCAACACAGATTCAGGCAGCAAGGTTTTTATGCTTAAAAGCAGCATGGGATAAAGATACCCGCAAAAACTATGATCAATCCGGCGCAATGGCTAAATTATATGCATCCAGAATAGCGATGGAAACTACCATTGAAGCAGTTCAGATATTTGGTGGGTATGGATATGTGAAAGAATATCACGTTGAAAGATTGATGAGAGACGCCAAAATAACTCAGATATACGAAGGAACTTCCGAAATTCAAAAAATAGTTATATCTAGAGGATTACAGCAACAAAATTAA
- a CDS encoding carboxymuconolactone decarboxylase family protein — protein MDTRLNMSKLEPEAYKIMYSFEKYLDNSEITMTHRELLKIRASQINGCAFCLDLHTREALKTGETQKRINLVGVWREVPFFTKEERIILQLTEEVTLINKKGVSDETYEEALQLLGEKYLAQILMAITIINSWNRIAISTKMFPESV, from the coding sequence ATGGATACAAGGTTAAACATGAGTAAATTAGAGCCTGAAGCTTATAAAATTATGTATAGTTTCGAAAAATATTTAGATAATTCTGAAATAACTATGACTCATAGAGAATTATTAAAAATAAGAGCTTCACAAATAAATGGGTGTGCCTTCTGTTTAGATTTACATACAAGAGAGGCTCTTAAAACAGGTGAAACGCAAAAACGTATTAATTTAGTAGGAGTGTGGAGAGAAGTACCTTTTTTTACAAAAGAAGAAAGAATTATATTACAACTGACTGAAGAGGTTACTTTGATTAATAAGAAAGGGGTGAGCGATGAAACCTATGAAGAAGCGCTTCAATTGTTAGGAGAAAAATATTTAGCCCAAATATTGATGGCCATAACCATTATCAACTCTTGGAATCGTATAGCAATATCAACAAAAATGTTTCCTGAAAGTGTATAG
- a CDS encoding Crp/Fnr family transcriptional regulator, which yields MYLELIQHIENYVLLTNEDKNKLTNYFTYQKINKKEYLLKQGDKCQYNYFIISGVCRMYTFTEEGKEQTIQFAIENWWITDYDSFGKDKSSVYYIQALENAEVLKINRKKLDELLEEIPKLEKYFRMLLERAFAAAMHRIYLILTTPKKELFLTFVQSYPQFVQRVSQKILSTFLGLTPEYVSEIRKGSIS from the coding sequence GTGTATTTAGAACTAATTCAGCACATAGAAAATTACGTGCTCCTGACTAACGAAGACAAAAACAAATTAACCAACTACTTTACTTACCAGAAAATAAACAAGAAAGAGTATTTACTAAAACAAGGAGATAAATGTCAGTATAATTATTTTATAATTTCAGGAGTATGTAGAATGTATACCTTTACTGAAGAAGGAAAAGAACAAACCATACAATTTGCTATCGAAAATTGGTGGATTACCGATTACGACAGCTTTGGTAAGGATAAGTCTTCTGTGTATTATATCCAGGCACTTGAAAATGCAGAAGTACTGAAAATTAACAGAAAAAAACTGGATGAATTGCTGGAAGAAATTCCTAAACTGGAAAAATATTTCAGAATGTTGTTAGAACGCGCCTTTGCAGCAGCTATGCATAGAATATATCTTATTTTAACAACCCCCAAAAAAGAGCTTTTTTTAACTTTTGTACAAAGTTATCCTCAATTTGTTCAAAGAGTATCGCAGAAAATTTTATCAACATTTTTAGGGCTTACACCAGAATATGTAAGCGAAATTAGAAAAGGGAGCATTTCTTAA
- a CDS encoding GNAT family N-acetyltransferase translates to MSIRKATVNDEPAIRELLKQLDYPVSKGFLSDKIKILINNEDAELLVYEKESSVVAFISLHFIPQLAREGDYLRISYFAVEQKIRSNGIGREIEEYCTQLAKEKKCDRIELHTQSRRLLAQKFYTRQGYKEDPKYLIKKL, encoded by the coding sequence ATGAGTATAAGAAAAGCAACAGTCAATGATGAACCAGCCATAAGGGAACTCTTGAAACAATTGGATTATCCGGTTTCAAAAGGATTTTTATCCGATAAAATTAAAATTCTCATTAATAATGAGGATGCCGAATTATTAGTATATGAAAAAGAAAGTAGTGTTGTTGCTTTTATCTCTTTGCACTTTATCCCTCAATTAGCCAGAGAAGGAGACTATCTAAGAATATCTTATTTTGCGGTAGAACAAAAAATAAGAAGTAATGGAATTGGTAGAGAAATTGAAGAATATTGCACTCAACTAGCTAAAGAAAAAAAATGTGATAGAATAGAACTTCACACTCAAAGTCGTAGGCTATTAGCTCAAAAATTTTATACAAGGCAAGGATATAAAGAAGACCCCAAATATTTAATAAAAAAATTATAG
- a CDS encoding agmatine deiminase family protein, whose protein sequence is MTFKDLNVYTPAEFQGKTPAELGYYFPAEFAPHKATWLSWPHKESSWPGKIDKIFKPYAEFIAEVSQGEVVNINVVDVKMKEFALQILQNTEADLDKINFYIHPTNDAWCRDHGPAFLINPNSLEHKKVLVKWNFNAWGDKYPPFHLDNEIPLHIAKEEKLPVFIPGIIMEGGSVEFNGNGTVITSRSCLLNKNRNPHLNQSEIEKYLMDFYGVKQVLWVGDGIVGDDTDGHIDDTVRFVNENTVLTVVEDNPQDDNFEILQENLKQLKEMKLLNGDPLNVIELPMPDPVVYEGYRLPASYANFYIANKSVIVPIFNCEKDKVALDIIARCFPDRKVIGIDSTDIVWGLGSFHCLSQQEPAI, encoded by the coding sequence ATGACTTTTAAAGATTTAAATGTATATACACCAGCCGAATTTCAAGGAAAAACTCCAGCAGAGCTTGGATACTACTTTCCTGCAGAATTTGCACCTCACAAAGCAACCTGGTTGTCCTGGCCTCATAAAGAATCTTCCTGGCCGGGTAAAATAGATAAAATATTTAAACCATATGCAGAGTTTATAGCAGAGGTTTCACAAGGTGAAGTGGTAAATATTAATGTTGTAGACGTAAAAATGAAAGAATTTGCTTTACAAATATTACAGAACACAGAGGCCGACTTAGATAAAATAAATTTTTATATTCATCCAACGAATGATGCCTGGTGTAGAGATCATGGTCCTGCCTTTCTTATCAATCCGAATTCCCTTGAGCACAAAAAAGTGTTGGTTAAATGGAATTTTAATGCCTGGGGTGATAAATATCCTCCGTTTCATTTAGATAATGAAATTCCACTTCACATAGCAAAAGAAGAAAAACTGCCTGTTTTTATCCCTGGAATTATTATGGAAGGTGGTTCCGTTGAATTTAATGGAAATGGAACAGTAATAACTTCACGTTCCTGTCTTTTAAATAAGAATCGCAATCCACATTTAAATCAGTCAGAAATAGAAAAGTATCTGATGGATTTTTATGGAGTTAAACAAGTGCTTTGGGTAGGCGATGGTATTGTGGGGGATGATACCGACGGACACATAGATGATACCGTTCGGTTTGTTAATGAAAATACGGTATTAACAGTGGTAGAAGATAACCCGCAAGATGATAATTTTGAAATTCTTCAAGAAAATCTTAAGCAGTTGAAAGAAATGAAATTATTGAATGGAGATCCATTGAATGTTATTGAACTACCCATGCCTGATCCTGTGGTTTATGAAGGATATCGCTTACCGGCATCCTATGCAAATTTTTATATTGCTAATAAATCCGTTATTGTACCCATATTTAATTGTGAAAAAGACAAAGTGGCATTAGATATTATTGCACGGTGTTTTCCTGATAGAAAAGTGATAGGTATTGATTCTACAGATATTGTATGGGGGTTAGGAAGTTTTCATTGCCTTAGCCAGCAGGAGCCTGCTATCTAA
- a CDS encoding GtrA family protein: protein MKILSLPQMLPSIFSFENKSYSYPISNLLSTGGGILSNYFFSIRYVFERGKHSKKKEFYLFITLSIITMFMSWGIFALFHSFINKPVNLLVYTVGDIVFCKAAAIFLVSLVNYVAKKKIVFSN from the coding sequence ATGAAAATCTTAAGTTTACCTCAAATGTTGCCCAGCATTTTTTCTTTTGAAAATAAATCGTATTCTTATCCTATTTCTAATTTGCTTTCAACAGGAGGTGGAATTTTAAGTAATTATTTTTTTAGTATACGATACGTTTTTGAAAGAGGAAAACACTCCAAGAAAAAAGAATTTTATCTTTTTATTACTCTTTCTATAATTACCATGTTTATGAGCTGGGGTATTTTCGCTTTATTTCATTCGTTTATAAATAAACCTGTCAACTTGTTGGTTTATACTGTTGGCGATATCGTTTTCTGTAAAGCTGCCGCAATTTTTCTGGTTTCCCTGGTAAATTATGTTGCTAAAAAGAAAATTGTTTTTTCTAACTAG
- a CDS encoding GtrA family protein: MILAIKKHKRQVFLFLIAGAVSACIEIFSLLIFEKFLPVYFSFENLKNGYPLSSILATGAGILSNYILSIRYVFKRGKHSKRKEFSLFLILSIGTVIMTWALFTFFLSISTHLFSDIVFKHSKLNIIFSRAAAISIVSVLNYWLKKKLVFTS; the protein is encoded by the coding sequence ATGATCTTAGCCATTAAAAAGCATAAAAGACAAGTATTCTTATTTTTAATTGCTGGTGCAGTCAGTGCCTGTATTGAAATTTTTTCACTTCTAATTTTTGAAAAATTTCTACCTGTATATTTTTCTTTTGAAAACTTAAAAAACGGATATCCTTTATCCAGTATACTTGCTACCGGGGCTGGAATTTTAAGTAATTATATATTAAGCATTCGATATGTTTTTAAACGTGGAAAACATTCTAAAAGGAAAGAATTCTCTCTTTTTCTAATTTTATCTATAGGAACTGTGATAATGACCTGGGCATTATTTACCTTTTTTCTATCAATATCCACACATCTTTTTAGTGATATAGTATTTAAACATTCAAAATTGAATATTATTTTTAGCAGAGCTGCTGCTATTTCCATAGTATCAGTTTTGAACTATTGGTTAAAAAAGAAACTTGTGTTTACGAGTTAA
- a CDS encoding S66 peptidase family protein gives MERLKKGDTVLITAPAGMVTEDQIQPALNVIKANDWNYEIAQNTFNQYNFAYKYSGTPPERLSDLQWALDHPYAKAIWFARGGYGGVQIVDRLNLNKFKKNPKWLIGYSDNTVFHQHFNRRGFPSLHATVCKPLPQGQSQDTYSTLTQALQQQSLNYTISPDSFNQQGEAQGLLTGGNLSILYSLLGSNTLDHFKDKILFIEDWYENYYHIDRMLIGLERAGALKGITGLIVGGFTKMDSKEENSQYDEPFDSLAYEVISERFKNYHIPKVFGFPTGHIYDTRALIMGAGTKLIVTKDKVVITNNL, from the coding sequence ATGGAAAGATTAAAAAAAGGGGATACAGTTTTAATTACAGCTCCTGCAGGAATGGTTACGGAGGATCAAATACAGCCAGCGTTAAATGTAATAAAAGCTAATGATTGGAATTATGAAATAGCTCAGAATACTTTTAACCAATATAATTTTGCATACAAGTATTCAGGAACGCCACCAGAACGGTTAAGTGATTTGCAGTGGGCCTTAGATCATCCCTATGCCAAAGCAATATGGTTTGCAAGAGGAGGATATGGAGGAGTACAAATTGTAGATCGTTTAAATCTTAATAAATTTAAAAAAAATCCCAAATGGCTGATAGGTTATTCAGATAATACAGTATTTCATCAACACTTTAACCGAAGAGGATTTCCCAGTCTTCATGCTACAGTATGTAAACCGCTTCCACAAGGACAATCTCAGGATACTTACTCAACTTTAACTCAAGCACTTCAACAGCAAAGTTTAAATTATACAATTTCCCCCGATTCATTTAATCAACAAGGCGAGGCGCAAGGACTTCTAACTGGAGGAAACTTATCAATATTATATAGTTTATTAGGTAGTAACACATTAGACCATTTTAAAGATAAAATTCTTTTTATTGAAGATTGGTATGAAAATTATTATCATATTGACCGCATGCTTATAGGTTTGGAGAGAGCAGGAGCTCTGAAAGGTATTACAGGATTAATAGTCGGTGGCTTTACTAAAATGGATTCAAAGGAAGAAAATAGTCAATATGACGAACCGTTTGATAGTCTGGCATACGAAGTGATTTCGGAAAGATTTAAAAATTATCATATACCTAAAGTTTTTGGATTTCCTACAGGACATATCTACGATACTAGGGCATTGATTATGGGAGCAGGTACTAAACTGATTGTCACCAAAGACAAGGTAGTTATTACTAATAATCTTTAA
- a CDS encoding heme-binding domain-containing protein: protein MKKKIGIIVIVILLIQLIRIDKNNPPVDPNKDYIKITHAPAQIAEIIKKACYDCHSNEVKYPWYTNLAPISWYIKGHINEGKEYLNFSEFGNYNMYQKEHINSGLVSAIKRETMPLSSYVWMHKEAELTSQEKTILLNWFEIFDKKSDK, encoded by the coding sequence ATGAAAAAGAAAATAGGAATAATTGTAATAGTTATTTTACTTATACAGCTTATAAGAATAGATAAAAATAATCCACCGGTAGATCCGAATAAAGATTATATTAAAATAACACATGCACCAGCGCAGATAGCTGAAATTATTAAAAAGGCATGTTACGATTGTCATTCGAATGAAGTAAAGTATCCCTGGTATACAAATTTAGCCCCCATTTCCTGGTATATCAAAGGGCATATAAATGAAGGAAAAGAATACTTAAACTTCTCCGAATTCGGAAATTATAATATGTATCAGAAAGAACACATAAATTCAGGACTGGTTAGTGCTATAAAAAGAGAAACAATGCCATTAAGCTCTTATGTGTGGATGCATAAGGAAGCAGAACTTACATCACAAGAAAAAACAATTTTACTAAATTGGTTTGAAATTTTCGATAAAAAAAGTGACAAATAA
- a CDS encoding Ig-like domain-containing protein — translation MQKALNLFILSCLVISCARVGTPSGGPKDITPPKFLGSKPDTLAVKVDTKIKEITLNFDEYVIVKDISKQVVISPPPKITPSIEPSSTARKYISIKFFEPLENNTTYTINFGSAIQDNNEGNKLTNFSYTFSTGNRIDSLSLSGRVRQSLEKDPPKSVLVSLYKIYQDSLGKDSINLKNKPYYISRTDSTGAYKLTHLHQGNYKLIVFNDLNSNLLLDPAKENAGFYTQSVDPQKGETYDLILSPLKQAYKAVGAEQESLGVIKFKFKGNPENIKIKPLEKDFPEIKQNHKPFADSLYIYFNSKELKGLDKKGRIKFLTQYKEKKDTLNVLYDPKSESELTLSAEEKEITPSTIFTLKSNNYIDQVNKEKIELLKGKEPMDFDAEIDEGDARKLNIKFPITFDTMYEIKINSEAVQDFLGQKNKDTLSYSIQTKKQSDYGNLSLRIQNKPDSKFFFQLLTEKYETIQEIYGEKDFFEFKNLKPGKYIIRILVDENNNGIWDAADIEHFIPAEKTYIYPVPIDVRAFWNLNEVWVL, via the coding sequence ATGCAAAAAGCACTTAATTTGTTTATCCTTAGCTGTCTGGTAATTTCTTGTGCACGAGTAGGAACTCCAAGCGGAGGACCCAAAGATATAACACCACCCAAATTTTTAGGCTCTAAACCCGATACATTAGCTGTAAAAGTAGACACTAAAATTAAAGAAATTACACTCAATTTTGATGAATATGTAATTGTTAAAGATATTTCCAAGCAAGTTGTTATTTCACCGCCACCTAAAATCACACCCTCAATTGAGCCATCATCAACTGCCAGAAAATATATTTCAATAAAATTTTTTGAACCGTTGGAAAATAATACTACCTATACGATTAATTTTGGTTCAGCAATTCAGGATAATAATGAAGGAAACAAATTAACAAACTTCTCGTATACCTTTTCTACGGGTAACCGAATAGATAGTTTAAGTTTAAGTGGAAGAGTAAGACAAAGTCTTGAAAAAGATCCGCCAAAATCAGTTTTAGTATCACTATATAAAATCTATCAGGATTCTTTAGGCAAAGATTCCATTAATTTGAAAAATAAACCGTATTATATATCAAGAACAGATTCCACAGGAGCTTATAAGCTAACACATTTACATCAGGGAAATTATAAGCTGATAGTATTCAATGATTTAAATTCAAACTTACTATTAGATCCCGCCAAAGAAAATGCAGGATTTTATACACAAAGTGTAGATCCACAAAAAGGAGAAACTTACGATCTAATACTTTCCCCTTTAAAACAGGCTTATAAAGCAGTAGGAGCAGAGCAGGAGTCGTTGGGTGTAATTAAATTTAAATTTAAGGGTAATCCTGAAAATATTAAGATAAAACCTTTAGAAAAAGATTTTCCGGAAATAAAACAAAATCATAAACCATTTGCAGATAGTTTATATATTTATTTCAACAGTAAAGAGTTAAAAGGATTAGATAAGAAAGGAAGGATAAAATTCCTGACTCAATACAAAGAAAAAAAAGATACACTGAATGTTTTATACGATCCAAAATCAGAATCAGAACTAACCTTGTCAGCAGAAGAAAAAGAAATTACTCCATCTACTATTTTTACATTAAAATCTAATAATTATATAGATCAAGTAAATAAAGAAAAGATTGAGTTGTTAAAGGGAAAAGAGCCTATGGATTTTGATGCAGAAATTGATGAAGGAGATGCCAGAAAGCTGAATATAAAGTTTCCGATTACTTTTGATACAATGTATGAAATCAAAATTAATTCTGAAGCAGTTCAGGACTTTTTAGGACAGAAAAATAAAGATACACTTAGCTATTCTATTCAGACCAAAAAACAAAGCGATTACGGTAATTTAAGCCTGAGAATACAAAATAAGCCCGATTCTAAATTCTTTTTTCAATTATTAACAGAAAAATATGAGACTATTCAGGAAATATATGGAGAAAAGGATTTCTTTGAATTTAAAAATTTAAAACCGGGTAAATATATTATCAGGATTCTGGTAGATGAAAATAACAATGGTATTTGGGATGCAGCAGATATAGAGCACTTTATTCCGGCTGAAAAAACTTATATATATCCTGTTCCGATAGATGTCAGAGCTTTTTGGAATCTTAATGAAGTATGGGTTTTATAG